The following proteins come from a genomic window of Daphnia carinata strain CSIRO-1 chromosome 6, CSIRO_AGI_Dcar_HiC_V3, whole genome shotgun sequence:
- the LOC130702313 gene encoding hsp90 co-chaperone Cdc37-like, which produces MVDYSKWKDIEISDDEDDTHPNVDTPSLFKWRHEARIEKMNEMEKEKAKFLKDKNEVLAKLKEAKIKYEQAQKDATDLSDLKKQLEELEAKKIELEDLEEQMKKKEKLMPWNVDTISQPGFSKTVVNVGQPKKQVELTDEEKEIKTREFFKKHEKNLKEYGMLQKYDDSKRFLQENPDLVCEETANYLVIWCINLEMEEKTSLMEHVAHQCICMQFILELSRHLNRDPRSCVSSFFSRIQIADVEYRKGFEDELKSFKERIQRRAKEKMEAAVAEAEEEERKNRLGPGGLDPVEVFESLPQVLKECFETQNIELLQQAISTLREEDARYHMKRCVDSGLWVPDANSGKKE; this is translated from the exons ATGGTTGATTATAGCAAGTGGAAAGACATTGAG ATATCAGATGACGAGGATGATACCCATCCTAATGTGGACACACCATCCTTGTTCAAATGGAGACATGAAGCTAGGAtagaaaaaatgaacgaaatggaaaaagaaaaagccaagtTTCTCAAAGATAAAAATGA GGTATTGGCTAAACTAAAAGaggcaaaaattaaatatgaaCAGGCTCAGAAAGATGCCACTGATTTGTCTGATTTGAAGAAGCAATTGGAAGAACTTGAGGCGAAAAAGATTGAGCTAGAAGACCTGGAAGagcaaatgaagaaaaaggaaaagctgaTGCCATG GAATGTAGATACAATTAGTCAACCTGGATTTTCAAAAACTGTGGTGAATGTTGGTCAACCTAAGAAACAAGTAGAGCTCActgacgaagaaaaggaaataaaaaccagggaatttttcaaaaaacatgAGAAAAATCTGAAAGAATATGGAATGCTGCAAAAATATGATGATAGTAAGCGATTCCTTCAAGAAAATCCAGATCTTGTTTGTGAAGAAACAGCAAACTATCTCGTAATTTGGTGTATTAATTtggaaatggaagagaaaactAGTTTGATGGAACATGTAGCCCATCAATGCATTTGCATGCAGTTCATTCTAGAATTATCTAGACACCTCAATCGAGATCCAAGATCGTGTGTATCATCCTTCTTCTCTAG aatcCAAATAGCTGATGTGGAATATCGTAAAGGATTCGAAGATGAACTCAAATCATTCAAAGAACGCATACAGAGGCGcgcgaaagagaaaatggaagcTGCTGTAGCGGAGGCTGAggaggaagagagaaaaaatcgCCTCGGGCCAGGTGGATTAGATCCTGTTGAAGTGTTTGAAAGTTTACCACAG GTCCTTAAAGAATGTTTTGAGACACAAAACATTGAACTACTTCAGCAGGCAATTTCAACTTTGCGAGAAGAAGACGCACGTTATCATATGAAAAGATGTGTAGATTCAGGATTGTGGGTACCAGATGCAAATagtgggaaaaaagaatag
- the LOC130702287 gene encoding uncharacterized protein LOC130702287 has translation MRNLLQHRALKRKLSNDYELPKDYPKGQSGSSSNFKADSLMLPVVSFMKKMVKNSDTGQQEMVTTNKLTRLKQTLTTGFQQAQDSVAKFSPKSIHVGVGEIAGRQPSGKEPLNEASTIATSDILNKDALNSTNPQPALLNISIGTKSCSGPPNRLTSCRVCVRSLSIGNSDVSYRLCSQCNLKVCEDCASYSNLDNDIDKNFWRCSVCRRRNQGASSPMLSSIGAAGTGVTRQQPLSATSHRWSEEKAGSLSTSTDDYNKRSKELSTTPASAPVSRRERRSTSGESVTTADQKHLSGFQSKLHVQPSRQDYGGSTENVNSRGNGSGGRTPDRNPRRMNQSHKAARSVSASESSPEDVADKQHSLQYERSSETSSRRSSCRRSFQKQTTDQSLYLSADDACLSPWSQQRRYSSESSDASDTSGTSATARLVSQEETEEVGDYGASLLPSTRRRQSFRSHRTCHFYDVDGSDVYYDAEDQSTDNGVNRSSRRSCSDISQVSKCNELTSETTAPSANQQRSHSPRGSLAYDGVNEERLMPQRKISTQLSDPPSSLSRSHSPRPSIASCHSGSERRSVEREAIRIIIDDVDCPDSCQAVPTPTLTTASSTLTVRLLRDHHYGGHGFTAGFGLSLTIRKNVVISWIAPHGPADQAGLLCGDIVLSWDGVQLVGWNFEFDDIEEELQHSGDSIHIQVLRNSVVAETLPSSTPPQNVYEHHGEPLMRPNKLPSSVLILDAESSGRSTPPSPTRRRLPQAPAVMMIAADTDSPLPFIYRVQLKFKCNIERNGSVCMVITVVEAERSPVAPKPAHDVGEKEKEHAFLWIKIILTLPSGASRKFLTDKVESSYDLCWNSLFTCSDLTAEEVSRSQLTLSLWGDSFQKGEVKIADTNMDLQNITMDGRPTWFPLRYSNASSVSPRRLCKAVSYDQQNQQNQQPYVLSHNNCELNIDHADQSSTSSQQRTPSPPTLSFPRSRSAEICHLLLQPESQGWTNSGLSAPASLAPSRRGSSYNCEEEYLNPQSPPSSRRGSSVFVGEGEVPNVKGHQKLSASTAVNLDPCALQDHRVPSSQWRSQSFRSEVKHAQHNAQDVPANRASARIINSSALEFGTGQILPGQSLLARDERLFKTHSESCGQIKLGLIITQGQLEVEVIAARNLVTNVEKHVLPDTYVKATLCHAERVIGVRKTRIVRQTCHPEFHQTLLFEAANASHATLIIEVRLKNSISSGKPISADVSSLRIGDHHSASQQDQSTIGFVHIALDRLTLTTLTISWYKLIPFVRET, from the exons ATGCGTAACCTGTTGCAACATCGAGCTCTTAAGAGAAAATTATCTAACGACTACGAATTGCCAAAG GATTATCCGAAGGGACAATCTGgttcttcttcaaatttcaAAGCCGATTCCCTGATGTTGCCAGTCGTCTCTTTCATGAAAAAG ATGGTGAAGAATTCGGATACGGGCCAACAAGAGATGGTTACCACAAATAAGTTGACACGATTAAAACAGACACTGACGACCGGATTTCAACAAGCCCAAGATTCGG TGGCGAAATTTTCTCCAAAAAGCATCCACGTCGGAGTAGGTGAAATTGCAGGTCGCCAACCGAGCGGTAAAGAACCGCTTAACGAGGCGTCGACCATCGCAACCAGTGACATATTGAACAAAGACGCTTTGAATTCCACAAACCCACAACCTGCCTTGTT GAATATTTCTATTGGGACCAAAAGTTGTTCGGGGCCACCAAATCGGCTAACTTCTTGCCGGGTTTGCGTTCGAAGTTTATCGATCGGCAACAGCGATGTCAGTTACAGGTTATGCTCGCAGTGCAACCTCAAAGTCTGCGAGGATTGTGCCTCTTATTCCAACTTGGATAACGACATCGATAAG AACTTCTGGCGATGCAGCGTCTGTCGCAGAAGAAATCAGGGCGCCTCGTCCCCTATGTTATCAAGCATTGGAGCTGCTGGTACAGGTGTAACGCGTCAACAGCCATTATCAGCAACAAGTCATCGATGGAGTGAGGAGAAGGCAGGTTCGCTGTCAACGTCTACTGACGACTACAATAAAAGGTCGAAAGAATTGAGCACCACACCAGCATCAGCACCGGTTTCTCGACGCGAACGAAGAAGCACTTCTGGCGAAAGCGTCACGACCGCTGATCAGAAACACTTGTCGGGCTTTCAATCGAAGCTTCACGTGCAACCATCTAGACAAGACTACGGTGGAAGCACCGAGAATGTTAATTCAAGGGGAAACGGAAGTGGCGGTCGAACGCCCGATCGAAATCCAAGACGAATGAATCAATCGCACAAGGCGGCTAGATCCGTTTCGGCTTCTGAAAGTTCACCGGAGGACGTAGCTGACAAACAGCATTCGCTGCAGTACGAACGTAGCAGCGAAACTTCATCGCGTCGTTCTTCCTGTCGCCGTTCGTTTCAGAAACAAACAACGGACCAATCTCTTTATCTGTCAGCTGATGACGCTTGTCTCTCTCCATGGAGTCAACAGCGGCGCTACAGTTCAGAAAGTTCAGATGCCAGCGACACTAGTGGCACTTCGGCAACAGCGCGTCTTGTCTCGCAGGAAGAGACTGAAGAAGTTGGAGATTATGGTGCTTCGCTGCTTCCGTCGACCCGTCGTCGCCAGTCATTTCGCAGCCATCGTACATGTCATTTTTATGACGTTGATGGCAGCGACGTTTATTACGATGCGGAAGATCAATCTA CAGACAATGGTGTTAATCGATCATCTCGGCGCTCCTGCTCCGATATATCACAAGTCAGTAAATGCAATGAGCTTACATCAGAAACTACAGCACCGTCAGCCAATCAGCAAAGATCACATTCGCCACGAGGCTCTCTTGCTTACGATGGCGTTAACGAGGAGCGTCTAATGCCACAGCGAAAGATATCAACCCAGCTAAGTGATCCACCATCTAGCCTCAGCCGATCGCATTCTCCTCGCCCTTCGATCGCTTCATGCCACAGCGGATCGGAACGCCGGTCTGTGGAACGAGAGGCCATCCGCATCATAATTGACGACGTCGACTGTCCCGACAGCTGCCAGGCGGTACCGACACCGACTTTAACTACAGCTTCTTCAACTCTTACTGTCCGTTTACTGCGTGATCACCATTATGGTGGTCATGGCTTCACGGCCGGATTTGGTTTATCATTGACCATACGTAAGAATGTTGTCATCAGCTGGATAGCTCCTCATG GGCCAGCTGATCAAGCAGGCCTACTATGCGGTGATATAGTCCTCTCGTGGGATGGAGTTCAG TTAGTTGGCTGGAATTTTGAATTCGATGATATTGAAGAGGAGCTGCAGCACAGCGGAGATAGCATTCACATACAAGTGCTCCGCAATTCCGTAGTAGCTGAGACGTTGCCATCCAGCACGCCGCCGCAAAACGTATACGAGCACCACGGCGAACCACTGATGAGACCCAACAAACTTCCATCGAGCGTTCTGATTCTCGATGCTGAATCTTCCGGTCGATCTACGCCCCCTTCTCCCACCCGTCGCCGCCTTCCTCAAGCTCCAGCTGTTATGATGATTGCAGCTGACACCGACTCTCCATTGCCCTTCATATACCGCGTTCAGCTCAAGTTCAAGTGCAACATTGAGCGGAATGGTAGTGTTTGTATGGTAATTACGGTAGTGGAGGCTGAGAGGTCACCTGTGGCACCAAAGCCGGCCCATGACGTGGGAGAGAAGGAGAAAGAACATGCGTTTTTATGGATAAAAATCATACTCACTCTGCCTAG TGGGGCCAGTAGAAAATTCTTGACGGATAAAGTTGAATCATCTTACGATCTCTGCTGGAATTCCTTATTTACCTGTTCTGATTTGACTGCCGAAGAGGTTTCGCGATCCCAGCTTACGCTGTCCCTTTGGGGAGattcttttcaaaaaggaGAAGTCAAAATTG CCGACACCAACATGGATCTACAAAATATCACGATGGACGGCCGACCGACGTGGTTTCCACTGCGCTATAGCAACGCATCGTCAGTTTCACCTCGACGTTTGTGCAAAGCTGTATCCTATGACCAACAGAATCAACAGAACCAACAGCCCTACGTCCTTAGCCATAACAATTGTGAACTGAATATCGACCATGCCGATCAATCTTCTACGTCGTCGCAACAAAGAACGCCGTCACCTCCAACATTGTCGTTTCCACGGTCTCGTTCAGCTGAGATATGTCACCTTCTCCTTCAACCGGAAAGCCAAGGTTGGACTAACTCGGGATTGTCTGCTCCCGCGTCGCTGGCTCCGTCACGACGGGGTTCGTCTTATAATTGTGAAGAAGAATATCTGAATCCGCAGTCACCACCGTCGTCACGGCGAGGGTCTTCCGTATTTGTCGGCGAGGGCGAAGTTCCTAACGTAAAAGGACATCAAAAGCTTTCTGCTTCAACAGCCGTTAACCTCGACCCCTGCGCTCTTCAGGATCACAGAGTTCCCAGCAGCCAGTGGCGTAGCCAAAGCTTCCGATCCGAGGTTAAGCATGCACAACACAATGCGCAAGATGTGCCTGCAAACAGGGCGTCTGCCAGAATTATAAACAGTTCGGCACTGGAATTCGGAACGGGACAAATTCTTCCTGGTCAATCGTTGCTGGCAAGAGACGAACGCCTGTTCAAGACTCACTCAGAATCGTGTGGTCAGATTAAATTGGGTCTAATCATTACTCAAGGACAACTAGAAGTGGAAGTGATCGCCGCCCGCAATCTTGTAACGAATGTGGAAAAGCACGTTCTACCAGACACATACGTAAAG GCAACGCTCTGTCACGCGGAACGAGTTATTGGCGTACGAAAGACGAGAATAGTGAGGCAGACTTGTCACCCTGAATTTCATCAGACTTTGTTATTCGAAGCCGCCAATGCATCACACGCTACGCTTATTATCGAGGTGCGCCTAAAGAACAGTATCAGCAGTGGTAAACCGATCTCCGCCGACGTCTCTTCTCTTCGCATTGGGGACCACCACTCGGCGTCACAGCAGGACCAATCAACAATAGGCTTTGTTCACATAGCGCTGGATCGTTTGACGTTGACGACGTTAACCATTTCTTGGTATAAACTGATTCCGTTTGTAAGGGAAACATAA
- the LOC130702299 gene encoding THO complex subunit 1-like isoform X2, whose product MDKIDFEKTRFDFLESISQALDCGDLPIIKGLLTTNDTSQIGEADKKAIWDQAFRDKFLNDSPFSIPVFEKLLQLSLDCAVALICSPTLPVILLTDAFDILSLGKCEEIFYMVEMKVSTWKQELFFNQCKNTLLRLCNDLLRRLSRSQNTVFCGRILLFLAKFFPFSERSGLNVVSEFNLDNLTTFGGKEDFSDGSDIPEKEKDAMEVEESLGSDYNLYKKFWSLQDFFRNPNQCYTKIPWKTFCQHTNDVLSAFSTIKLDERRNRSKWDEADVSANVGIDETSTNGGDVQQYFAKYLTSQNLLELQLGDSNFRRYILLQFLIIFQYLDSPVKFKQETHKLSEEQTSWITEATDQVYRLLKDTPPDGASFAQSIRHILKREELWSNWKNDGCPEFRPNITSSTDDIPNDSSNGEKKTVAAARPRRLKRSLGDQIREASKRQKCIIGNAEMNRLWNLCPDNMAACRSKDRDFLPTLDHYFEEAIEQLDPSVESQYKRVNEANFGWRALRLLARRSLHFFTHGNTPITRLPDYLETHVRKLAKDIQSVNVLPNVKPEPVDDAGDVEQMEPEADPVSSTSEIEGGPDEANVKPDEVEEAAEEENSEKKPILCTMEQLVLLAKEIGIKWKLLAPKLGFGPDEVEYFESETSEVELQAKKMFQIWLENEADATPENLLYSLEGLGMLNSAQGIL is encoded by the exons ATGGATAAaattgactttgaaaaaacTCGCTTCGATTTCCTG GAATCCATCTCACAAGCTCTTGATTGTGGGGACCTACCCATAATAAAGGGATTGCTTACAACTAATGACACCTCACAGATTGG AGAAGCAGATAAAAAAGCTATCTGGGATCAAGCTTTTCGAGATAAATTTTTGAATGACTCTCCATTTTCCATACCGGTGtttgaaaaacttttgcaGCTGAGCTTAGATTGTGCTGTAGCTCTGATATGTTCTCCAACACTGCCTGTGATCCTTCTCACAGATGCCTTTGATATCCTCTCTCTGGGAAAATGTGAAGAAATCTTTTACATGGTTGAGATGAAAGTCTCAACTTGGAAGCAAGAGCTATTCTTCAATCAGTGCAAAAACACCTTACTGCGTCTTTGCAATG ATTTGCTGAGACGCCTGTCCCGGAGCCAGAATACAGTTTTCTGTGGTCGAATTCTTCTATTTCTCGCAAAGTTCTTCCCGTTCTCCGAACGATCTGGACTAAACGTAGTCAGCGAATTCAATTTAGATAATTTAACGACATTTGGAGGTAAAGAGGATTTTTCTGATGGATCCGATAtcccagaaaaagaaaaagatgctATGGAAGTAGAGGAGAG TTTGGGCTCTGACTATAATCTATACAAAAAATTCTGGTCTCTACAAGATTTCTTCAGAAATCCCAATCAGTGTTATACGAAAATCCCTTGGAAAACTTTCTGCCAG CACACCAATGACGTTTTGTCAGCCTTTTCTACAATCAAATTGGATGAGCGGCGGAATCGTTCCAAATGGGATGAGGCAGATGTGTCAGCAAATGTCGGGATAGATGAAACCAGCACAAATGGTGGGGACGTTCAACAATATTTCGCCAAATATTTGACGAGTCAGAATTTATTGGAGCTTCAGTTGGGCGACTCCAACTTCAGACGCTATATTCTGCTCCAGTTCCTGATTATTTTCCAATATCTTGATTCGCCTGTGAAGTTTAAACA GGAAACACACAAATTGAGTGAAGAACAAACTTCGTGGATCACAGAGGCTACCGATCAAGTTTACCGCTTGTTGAAAGATACCCCTCCGGACGGAGCTTCGTTCGCACAGTCCATCCGTCACATACTGAAG CGCGAGGAATTATGGAGCAACTGGAAGAACGATGGTTGTCCAGAATTTCGGCCAAACATCACCTCCAGCACGGATGACATTCCTAATGACAGTAGCAATGGCGAAAAAAAGACTGTCGCAGCAGCCCGACCTAGACGCTTGAAACGAAGCTTAGGTGATCAGATTCGAGAAGCTTCGAAAAGACAGAAATGCATCATTGGAAA TGCCGAAATGAATCGTCTTTGGAATTTGTGCCCCGATAACATGGCCGCCTGTCGTTCCAAAGACCGAGATTTTCTACCAACTTTAGATCATTACTTTGAAGAAGCGATCGAACAGCTTGATCCTTCTGTGGAGAGTCAATACAA GCGAGTTAATGAGGCGAATTTTGGGTGGCGTGCATTACGACTTTTAGCACGAAGAAGTTTGCACTTTTTCACCCACGGCAACACTCCAATTACACGGTTACCAGATTATTTGGAAACGCACGTTCGCAAGTTGGCCAAGGACATTCAG TCAGTGAATGTGTTGCCCAATGTTAAACCAGAACCAGTGGATGATGCTGGTGATGTAGAGCAAATGGAACCGGAAGCAGATCCAGTATCAAGTACATCGGAAATCGAAGGAGGGCCAGACGAAGCCAACGTAAAACCAGATGAAGTAGAGGAAGcggctgaagaagaaaattcagaaaagaaaCCTATTCTTTGCACCATGGAGCAACTGGTTCTCTTGGCTAAAGAAATAGGAATTAAATGGAAACTTCTCGCCCCGAAACTTGGCTTTGGACCAGACGAG GTGGAGTATTTTGAAAGTGAAACGAGCGAAGTGGAACTGCAAgcgaagaaaatgtttcagaTATGGCTGGAGAATGAAGCTGACGCCACTCCGGAAAACCTTCTGTACTCATTAGAAGGCCTGGGCATGCTGAATAGTGCTCAGGGTATTTTGTAA
- the LOC130702299 gene encoding THO complex subunit 1-like isoform X1 yields the protein MDKIDFEKTRFDFLESISQALDCGDLPIIKGLLTTNDTSQIGEADKKAIWDQAFRDKFLNDSPFSIPVFEKLLQLSLDCAVALICSPTLPVILLTDAFDILSLGKCEEIFYMVEMKVSTWKQELFFNQCKNTLLRLCNDLLRRLSRSQNTVFCGRILLFLAKFFPFSERSGLNVVSEFNLDNLTTFGGKEDFSDGSDIPEKEKDAMEVEESLGSDYNLYKKFWSLQDFFRNPNQCYTKIPWKTFCQHTNDVLSAFSTIKLDERRNRSKWDEADVSANVGIDETSTNGGDVQQYFAKYLTSQNLLELQLGDSNFRRYILLQFLIIFQYLDSPVKFKQETHKLSEEQTSWITEATDQVYRLLKDTPPDGASFAQSIRHILKREELWSNWKNDGCPEFRPNITSSTDDIPNDSSNGEKKTVAAARPRRLKRSLGDQIREASKRQKCIIGNAEMNRLWNLCPDNMAACRSKDRDFLPTLDHYFEEAIEQLDPSVESQYKRVNEANFGWRALRLLARRSLHFFTHGNTPITRLPDYLETHVRKLAKDIQQSVNVLPNVKPEPVDDAGDVEQMEPEADPVSSTSEIEGGPDEANVKPDEVEEAAEEENSEKKPILCTMEQLVLLAKEIGIKWKLLAPKLGFGPDEVEYFESETSEVELQAKKMFQIWLENEADATPENLLYSLEGLGMLNSAQGIL from the exons ATGGATAAaattgactttgaaaaaacTCGCTTCGATTTCCTG GAATCCATCTCACAAGCTCTTGATTGTGGGGACCTACCCATAATAAAGGGATTGCTTACAACTAATGACACCTCACAGATTGG AGAAGCAGATAAAAAAGCTATCTGGGATCAAGCTTTTCGAGATAAATTTTTGAATGACTCTCCATTTTCCATACCGGTGtttgaaaaacttttgcaGCTGAGCTTAGATTGTGCTGTAGCTCTGATATGTTCTCCAACACTGCCTGTGATCCTTCTCACAGATGCCTTTGATATCCTCTCTCTGGGAAAATGTGAAGAAATCTTTTACATGGTTGAGATGAAAGTCTCAACTTGGAAGCAAGAGCTATTCTTCAATCAGTGCAAAAACACCTTACTGCGTCTTTGCAATG ATTTGCTGAGACGCCTGTCCCGGAGCCAGAATACAGTTTTCTGTGGTCGAATTCTTCTATTTCTCGCAAAGTTCTTCCCGTTCTCCGAACGATCTGGACTAAACGTAGTCAGCGAATTCAATTTAGATAATTTAACGACATTTGGAGGTAAAGAGGATTTTTCTGATGGATCCGATAtcccagaaaaagaaaaagatgctATGGAAGTAGAGGAGAG TTTGGGCTCTGACTATAATCTATACAAAAAATTCTGGTCTCTACAAGATTTCTTCAGAAATCCCAATCAGTGTTATACGAAAATCCCTTGGAAAACTTTCTGCCAG CACACCAATGACGTTTTGTCAGCCTTTTCTACAATCAAATTGGATGAGCGGCGGAATCGTTCCAAATGGGATGAGGCAGATGTGTCAGCAAATGTCGGGATAGATGAAACCAGCACAAATGGTGGGGACGTTCAACAATATTTCGCCAAATATTTGACGAGTCAGAATTTATTGGAGCTTCAGTTGGGCGACTCCAACTTCAGACGCTATATTCTGCTCCAGTTCCTGATTATTTTCCAATATCTTGATTCGCCTGTGAAGTTTAAACA GGAAACACACAAATTGAGTGAAGAACAAACTTCGTGGATCACAGAGGCTACCGATCAAGTTTACCGCTTGTTGAAAGATACCCCTCCGGACGGAGCTTCGTTCGCACAGTCCATCCGTCACATACTGAAG CGCGAGGAATTATGGAGCAACTGGAAGAACGATGGTTGTCCAGAATTTCGGCCAAACATCACCTCCAGCACGGATGACATTCCTAATGACAGTAGCAATGGCGAAAAAAAGACTGTCGCAGCAGCCCGACCTAGACGCTTGAAACGAAGCTTAGGTGATCAGATTCGAGAAGCTTCGAAAAGACAGAAATGCATCATTGGAAA TGCCGAAATGAATCGTCTTTGGAATTTGTGCCCCGATAACATGGCCGCCTGTCGTTCCAAAGACCGAGATTTTCTACCAACTTTAGATCATTACTTTGAAGAAGCGATCGAACAGCTTGATCCTTCTGTGGAGAGTCAATACAA GCGAGTTAATGAGGCGAATTTTGGGTGGCGTGCATTACGACTTTTAGCACGAAGAAGTTTGCACTTTTTCACCCACGGCAACACTCCAATTACACGGTTACCAGATTATTTGGAAACGCACGTTCGCAAGTTGGCCAAGGACATTCAG CAGTCAGTGAATGTGTTGCCCAATGTTAAACCAGAACCAGTGGATGATGCTGGTGATGTAGAGCAAATGGAACCGGAAGCAGATCCAGTATCAAGTACATCGGAAATCGAAGGAGGGCCAGACGAAGCCAACGTAAAACCAGATGAAGTAGAGGAAGcggctgaagaagaaaattcagaaaagaaaCCTATTCTTTGCACCATGGAGCAACTGGTTCTCTTGGCTAAAGAAATAGGAATTAAATGGAAACTTCTCGCCCCGAAACTTGGCTTTGGACCAGACGAG GTGGAGTATTTTGAAAGTGAAACGAGCGAAGTGGAACTGCAAgcgaagaaaatgtttcagaTATGGCTGGAGAATGAAGCTGACGCCACTCCGGAAAACCTTCTGTACTCATTAGAAGGCCTGGGCATGCTGAATAGTGCTCAGGGTATTTTGTAA
- the LOC130702309 gene encoding U1 small nuclear ribonucleoprotein 70 kDa-like: MTQFLPPNLLALFAPRDPPPYLPPADKLTHEKKRTPYIGIAQYTHLFEDPKDTPPPTRAETRDERRERKRREKAEQVAYKLEQEIATWDPHSSGVSTMDPFKTLFIARINFDTSESKLRREFEVYGVVRKIVLVHDKRTSKPRGYAFIEYEHERDMHSAYKHADGKKIDGRRVLVDVERARTVKGWLPRRLGGGLGGTRRGGPDVNVKHSGREDNERERQRYLDRERERERGVPERAERDRGQERERDRERDRDRGTDREKERDRDRRRRSRSRERKRTRRSEDRGDVSVSASENNGPATSGDERRKDKDKERDKERRRSRSRDHERRKRSRSRDRKRLRRNDGHIDGSLGGSENAAQVASGDERRREKDRVKDKSKEHRERRDRYKDKERERRDYVREDGEQVRVKEEPIDDYDYTAQQYEGYGQYDPDNIKYEVEESQFQTEEY, encoded by the exons ATGACGCAGTTTTTGCCACCAAATCTTTTGGCTCTATTTGCGCCGCGTGATCCTCCCCCGTATTTGCCACCGGCCGACAAATTGACCCATGAGAAAAAACGAACGCCATACATTGGTATAGCTCAGTACACACATCTTTTcgag GATCCTAAAGACACGCCTCCTCCTACGCGAGCTGAAACACGAGATGAACGTCGTGAAAGAAAACGCCGTGAGAAGGCAGAACAAGTTGCCTATAAACTTGAGCAAGAAATTGCAACCT GGGACCCGCATAGCAGTGGTGTTTCTACCATGGATCCGTTCAAGACACTCTTCATCGCGCGCATC aatTTCGATACCTCGGAATCTAAATTACGTAGGGAATTCGAAGTATATGGTGTTGTCCGGAAG ATTGTCTTGGTGCATGATAAGAGGACAAGCAAACCACGTGGATATGCGTTCATTGAATATGAACATGAGCGGGATATGCATT CTGCATACAAACACGCCGATGGAAAGAAGATTGACGGTCGGCGTGTCCTTGTAGACGTGGAAAGGGCACGTACTGTCAAAG GTTGGCTTCCTCGGCGCCTGGGTGGAGGTCTAGGTGGAACTCGTCGTGGCGGTCCAGACGTTAACGTCAAACATTCGGGGCGAGAAGATAACGAACGTGAAAGGCAGCGTTATTTGGAtcgtgaaagagaaagagagcgCGGAGTGCCTGAGCGTGCCGAGAGAGATAGGGGTcaagaaagggagagagatAGGGAACGGGATAGAGATAGGGGGACGgatcgtgaaaaagaaagagatcgTGACCGTCGCCGAAGATCAAGAAG TCGTGAAAGGAAACGTACGCGAAGGAGTGAGGACAGAGGTGATGTATCGGTGAGTGCGTCCGAGAATAATGGTCCTGCAACATCGGGCGATGAACGCCGTAAAGATAAAGACAAGGAGAGAGATAAAGAAAGGAGGAGATCGCGCTCTCGAGATCACGAGAGGCGGAAACGTTCTAGAAG TCGAGATAGGAAAAGGTTGCGACGTAATGACGGTCATATTGACGGTTCTTTGGGTGGTTCAGAGAATGCTGCTCAAGTCGCTTCGGGTGACGAACGTCGTAGGGAAAAGGATCGAGTCAAAGATAAGAGCAAGGAACACCGCGAACGCCGTGACAGATACAAGGACAA GGAAAGAGAGCGTCGAGATTACGTTCGAGAAGACGGTGAACAAGTCCGAGTAAAGGAAGAGCCAATTGATG ACTATGACTACACGGCTCAACAGTACGAAGGGTATGGGCAGTACGATCCAGACAACATAAAGTACGAAGTTGAAGAGTCACAATTCCAGACTGAAGAATACtag